A region of bacterium BMS3Abin08 DNA encodes the following proteins:
- the cheW_4 gene encoding chemotaxis protein CheW → MSDTQHIAFRLGREEFALPILNVQEIIRPRENTRIPESPEYILGVINLRGRVIPVVDLKKRMKLEGNGNGTGENKVIVLSLGKLNFGGVVDSITGVVNISEQEIGDSVSTLSSSSCDYIKGIATLNNGRMIQILQPSGLMSLQDMELLQDEIVDETQTEDGTIVVTKKVSGMGGEYLIKEVKEKIITDAESLGVGREVVVSIMEKIQGLLNALSKGDIEGAEGMLMEISTIGDKELFSEVGKITRNLHNAISEFKTMIDPTLKNMALEDMPDAADKLNWVISKTEEAAEKTISLVEKNLSLQGGIVKRLDILDDALKNPEGDNEREKEAITFLRRTTEEINVDLMDVLLTQEYQDLTGQIIRKVISLVSKLEIDLVQLIKAFGVRVEHQKHGSTADSEPPEETFSSQEDVDTLLTELGF, encoded by the coding sequence ATGTCCGACACACAACATATCGCTTTCAGGCTCGGCAGAGAGGAGTTCGCTCTTCCGATTCTTAACGTTCAGGAAATCATCAGGCCAAGGGAAAACACGAGAATCCCCGAGTCACCGGAATATATCCTGGGTGTAATCAACCTCAGAGGAAGGGTGATTCCCGTTGTAGACCTGAAAAAACGTATGAAGCTGGAAGGCAACGGTAACGGCACCGGTGAGAACAAAGTGATTGTCCTTTCCCTCGGCAAACTCAACTTCGGGGGTGTTGTCGACAGTATTACGGGGGTTGTTAATATCAGCGAGCAGGAGATAGGGGACAGTGTAAGCACATTATCCTCCTCATCCTGTGACTATATAAAAGGAATTGCAACACTTAATAACGGAAGGATGATACAGATACTCCAGCCGTCCGGGCTGATGTCACTCCAGGATATGGAGTTACTCCAGGATGAAATAGTGGATGAAACCCAAACGGAAGACGGGACAATAGTCGTTACCAAAAAGGTCAGCGGCATGGGGGGCGAGTATCTAATCAAGGAGGTCAAGGAGAAAATCATAACCGATGCCGAGTCCCTGGGGGTTGGCAGGGAGGTTGTGGTATCAATAATGGAGAAGATCCAGGGCCTGCTTAACGCCCTCTCCAAAGGCGATATTGAAGGAGCAGAAGGAATGCTGATGGAGATATCGACCATCGGCGACAAAGAACTCTTTTCGGAGGTTGGAAAGATAACAAGAAATCTTCATAACGCCATATCCGAGTTCAAGACCATGATCGATCCGACACTCAAGAACATGGCCCTTGAAGATATGCCGGATGCCGCCGACAAACTCAACTGGGTAATATCAAAGACAGAGGAGGCAGCGGAAAAGACGATTTCCCTCGTGGAAAAGAACCTCTCCCTCCAGGGAGGGATAGTCAAGAGACTCGACATCCTTGACGATGCCCTGAAGAATCCGGAAGGGGACAATGAGAGGGAGAAGGAGGCAATAACCTTCTTAAGAAGGACTACCGAGGAGATAAACGTCGACCTTATGGACGTCCTCCTCACACAGGAATACCAGGACCTTACAGGACAGATCATCAGGAAGGTCATCTCCCTGGTCAGCAAACTTGAGATAGACCTTGTTCAGTTGATAAAGGCATTCGGGGTCAGGGTGGAACATCAAAAACATGGAAGCACTGCTGACTCGGAGCCCCCCGAAGAGACCTTCTCAAGCCAGGAGGATGTTGACACCCTGCTTACGGAGTTGGGCTTTTAA
- the fus gene encoding elongation factor G, with protein sequence MARMEVAKIRNFSVVAHGGAGKTSLVEAILFNAGAIDRMGTVEGGNTVTDFDPEEVDRKITISSAVAHCDWDGLRFNIIDTPGFINFIEDTRGCLRVSDGAVVLVSAISGVKAETEKIWKYACEYELPRIAFVNKMDRENASFSRAISDIEESFEAEAIPLNIPIGEGTSFEGIVDILHMKAYQYEEGKRREIDLPADLNEEIQKYRQKLIEKVAEADDELLERYLEGEDLTEEEIFRGIKEGSITRRFIPVICGSATGNIGIALLMEAVKLCLPSPEEMARISPISGTNPRDGSDVLREPKEDQPFSAYVFKTIADPFAGKLTLMRVYSGTLNADSNVYNSSAETRERVGQIFYLLGKKQVPVHVIGPGEIGVVAKLKVTSTGDTLCAESEPIVYKRVEFAEPIISYAIEPKSKGDEEKVSSGLQRILDEDPTLSFHRDKDTKEMIISGMGQVHIEVALQKLKRKFGVDVEMKTPKIPYRETIRGRTKVQGKYKKQSGGRGQYGDCWIEIEPLPRGEGFEFVDKVVGGVIPKQYIPAVEKGIVETLKEGIVAGYPVVDLKVTLYDGSYHSVDSSEMAFKIAGSLAFKKATVEAKPVLLEPIMKVEVITPDDALGSVIGDLNAKRGKVQGVEPQAGGNQKIIALVPMSEMLTYANQLQSLTSGRGLYSMEFLHYEEVPSHLAQKLVEQRKAEKEGDKE encoded by the coding sequence ATGGCCAGGATGGAAGTAGCAAAGATCAGGAACTTTTCAGTGGTTGCCCACGGTGGGGCAGGAAAGACTTCCCTGGTGGAAGCGATACTGTTTAACGCAGGTGCTATCGACAGAATGGGGACCGTTGAGGGCGGCAATACCGTGACGGACTTTGACCCGGAAGAGGTGGACAGAAAGATCACCATATCCTCTGCGGTTGCACACTGTGACTGGGATGGACTTCGCTTCAATATTATCGATACCCCTGGGTTCATAAATTTTATCGAGGATACAAGGGGTTGTTTGAGGGTGTCCGATGGCGCCGTAGTTCTCGTGAGCGCAATCTCAGGTGTGAAGGCTGAAACCGAGAAGATCTGGAAATATGCATGCGAGTATGAACTCCCACGCATAGCGTTCGTAAACAAAATGGATAGGGAGAACGCCAGTTTTTCAAGGGCCATAAGTGATATAGAGGAGTCCTTTGAGGCAGAGGCCATTCCCCTGAATATACCGATCGGGGAGGGGACATCCTTTGAGGGGATTGTCGATATACTCCATATGAAGGCGTATCAGTATGAAGAGGGGAAACGCCGTGAGATTGATCTGCCCGCCGATTTGAATGAGGAGATACAGAAGTACAGGCAGAAGCTGATCGAGAAGGTGGCGGAGGCTGATGATGAACTCCTTGAGCGCTATCTTGAAGGTGAAGACCTGACGGAAGAGGAGATTTTCAGGGGGATAAAGGAGGGGTCGATAACCAGGAGATTCATTCCCGTGATATGCGGTTCGGCAACAGGTAACATAGGTATAGCATTGCTTATGGAAGCGGTTAAACTCTGTCTGCCTTCTCCTGAAGAGATGGCGCGTATAAGCCCGATCAGCGGGACCAATCCCCGGGACGGGTCCGATGTTTTAAGGGAGCCTAAAGAGGATCAGCCTTTTTCTGCATATGTTTTCAAGACCATTGCCGACCCCTTTGCAGGCAAGTTGACCCTGATGCGCGTATACTCCGGAACCCTCAATGCCGACTCCAATGTTTACAATTCATCGGCTGAAACACGTGAGAGAGTCGGCCAGATATTTTATCTCCTCGGCAAGAAACAGGTACCTGTACATGTGATCGGGCCCGGCGAGATCGGGGTCGTGGCCAAGCTGAAGGTTACCAGTACAGGGGATACCCTCTGTGCCGAGTCTGAACCGATCGTGTATAAGCGGGTTGAGTTTGCAGAGCCTATAATCTCTTATGCCATTGAGCCGAAGAGTAAGGGTGATGAAGAGAAGGTGAGTTCGGGGCTCCAGAGGATACTCGATGAGGATCCGACATTGAGCTTTCACAGGGATAAGGATACAAAGGAGATGATAATCTCGGGCATGGGCCAGGTACATATTGAGGTTGCACTCCAGAAGCTGAAGAGGAAGTTCGGTGTTGACGTGGAAATGAAGACCCCGAAGATTCCCTATCGTGAGACCATAAGGGGAAGGACCAAGGTCCAGGGCAAATACAAGAAGCAGTCCGGGGGAAGAGGACAGTACGGTGACTGCTGGATAGAGATTGAGCCCCTGCCAAGAGGGGAGGGGTTTGAGTTTGTGGATAAAGTAGTCGGTGGTGTGATACCCAAACAGTATATCCCCGCGGTTGAGAAGGGGATTGTTGAGACCCTGAAGGAAGGAATTGTGGCCGGTTATCCCGTGGTGGATTTAAAGGTCACACTCTACGATGGTTCATACCACTCCGTTGATTCATCGGAAATGGCATTTAAGATTGCGGGCTCGCTTGCCTTTAAAAAGGCCACTGTCGAGGCAAAGCCCGTCCTCCTTGAACCGATCATGAAGGTTGAAGTTATCACCCCTGATGATGCCCTTGGTTCAGTCATTGGAGACCTCAATGCAAAAAGGGGAAAAGTACAGGGGGTGGAGCCCCAGGCCGGGGGAAACCAGAAGATTATAGCACTTGTTCCAATGTCGGAGATGCTTACCTATGCCAATCAGCTCCAGAGCCTGACGTCGGGAAGGGGGCTCTATTCAATGGAGTTTCTCCATTATGAAGAGGTGCCGTCCCACCTTGCACAGAAGCTGGTCGAGCAGAGGAAGGCGGAAAAGGAAGGTGATAAGGAGTAA